The following coding sequences are from one Bufo bufo chromosome 2, aBufBuf1.1, whole genome shotgun sequence window:
- the LOC120990723 gene encoding proteinase-activated receptor 1-like, translating to MAIVMFLLKIKIKTPAVVYMLNLAMADVLFVAILPFNIVYRFSGNNWQIGEGMCRFATAAFYCNMYCSILLMTSMSADRYMAVVFPIHSRTWRTKKRSWLVCVFIWLVSIASTVPLLLTNQTLYFARLDITTCHDALDLKEQQSFYMYYFTAFSSIFFFFPLIITIFCYAEVIRALSENPKNIENSSSKKKRAILLSILVLSVFMICFGPTNIIFLMHYLHFHSGHSDSLYFAYILCVCISSISTCLDPLMYYYASSRCRKYVYSLLCCKMSDKLQTGQPHAIKYSSTESSSLKTLKSRVNLDLVSISPLPSPHRLIILRTGAT from the coding sequence ATGGCGATTGTAatgtttctattgaagataaaaaTCAAGACACCGGCAGTGGTATATATGCTGAACTTGGCGATGGCGGACGTGCTTTTTGTTGCCATCTTGCCTTTCAACATTGTTTATAGATTCTCAGGGAACAACTGGCAAATTGGAGAAGGAATGTGCCGCTTTGCCACTGCGGCATTTTACTGTAACATGTACTGCTCCATCCTGCTCATGACAAGTATGAGTGCGGACAGATACATGGCCGTGGTGTTTCCAATACACTCTCGTACCTGGCGTACAAAAAAACGATCTTGGCTGGTGTGTGTCTTCATCTGGCTTGTATCCATTGCTAGCACTGTGCCTCTTCTTCTCACCAATCAAACTCTTTACTTTGCCAGATTGGACATTACAACTTGCCACGATGCGCTGGACTTAAAAGAGCAGCAGAGCTTTTACATGTACTACTTCACCGCCTTTTCTTCtatatttttcttctttccaTTAATCATTACAATCTTCTGTTATGCTGAGGTTATACGGGCCTTGAGTGAAAACCCAAAAAACATTGAAAATTCTTCTTCTAAGAAGAAGAGAGCTATTCTCTTATCCATTCTAGTCCTTTCTGTGTTCATGATTTGCTTTGGCCCAACAAATATCATCTTTTTAATGCATTATCTGCACTTTCATTCTGGACATTCTGACTCTCTATATTTCGCCTACATTCTGTGTGTTTGTATCAGCAGCATAAGTACTTGTCTGGATCCTTTAATGTATTACTATGCGTCATCGAGGTGTCGGAAATATGTATATAGCCTATTATGCTGTAAGATGTCCGATAAACTGCAGACCGGTCAGCCCCATGCAATCAAATATTCATCTACAGAAAGTTCATCTCTTAA